One Primulina huaijiensis isolate GDHJ02 chromosome 8, ASM1229523v2, whole genome shotgun sequence genomic region harbors:
- the LOC140983646 gene encoding uncharacterized protein has product MESIGIKHLWVFMFFALLTVKSRGEDGSNDIVKVQKIVNSFSKVESANGNHEDNKTYTNVVVSNDKRNYNGGSGGGGGGGGGGGGGFQWGWGGGGGGGGGGGGGGGGGGGGGGGWGWGGGGGGYWRWGCGRRFPRGRNHNLGKRGGLNSKEYLIGEFAQCKVRGRCQGMRLDCPLHCGGPCFYDCRYMCKAHCKR; this is encoded by the coding sequence ATGGAGAGCATAGGAATAAAGCACTTGTGGGTATTTATGTTCTTTGCTTTATTAACAGTTAAATCGAGAGGTGAAGATGGAAGTAATGACATTGTGAAAGTTCAAAAAATTGTCAATTCTTTTAGTAAAGTCGAGTCTGCAAATGGGAATCATGAAGATAATAAAACTTATACCAATGTTGTAGTAAGCAACGACAAAAGAAATTATAATGGCGGCAGTGGCGGTGGCGGTGGCGGgggaggaggaggtggtggtgggTTTCAATGGGGATGGGGTGGCGGCGGAGGCGGAGGCGGAGGCGgaggcggtggtggtggtggtggtggtggtggtggtggtggatggGGTTGGGGAGGTGGTGGAGGTGGATATTGGAGATGGGGATGTGGAAGACGATTTCCAAGGGGAAGAAACCACAATTTGGGCAAACGGGGAGGTTTGAATAGTAAAGAGTACTTGATAGGTGAATTTGCTCAATGCAAGGTTAGAGGAAGGTGTCAAGGCATGAGGCTTGATTGTCCATTACATTGTGGTGGCCCTTGTTTCTATGATTGTAGGTATATGTGCAAAGCTCACTGCAAACGCTGA